Proteins found in one Spirochaetota bacterium genomic segment:
- the fsa gene encoding fructose-6-phosphate aldolase gives MKFFIDTADINEIRKAKEYGVLDGVTTNPSLVAKVKRPYVEVLTEIVKEVPGPVSAEVISVECEGMLTEARQLAKLGDNVVIKIPLIKEGLKAVKILTAENIKTNVTLCFSALQALMAAKAGATYVSPFVGRLDDIAAEGMDVIEEIITIFDNYAFDTEVIVASIRNPLHIKYAALMGAHIATIPFSVFESIVKHPLTDAGVARFLEDYKKIPK, from the coding sequence ATGAAGTTTTTTATCGACACGGCGGATATTAATGAAATCCGCAAGGCGAAGGAATACGGGGTCCTGGACGGGGTCACCACCAATCCCTCCCTGGTTGCGAAGGTCAAACGGCCCTACGTGGAAGTGCTGACCGAGATCGTCAAGGAGGTTCCCGGTCCCGTCTCCGCCGAGGTTATTTCGGTTGAGTGCGAGGGCATGCTCACGGAGGCGAGGCAACTCGCGAAGCTGGGAGACAACGTCGTTATTAAGATTCCGCTCATCAAGGAGGGTCTCAAGGCGGTCAAGATACTTACCGCGGAGAATATAAAGACCAACGTAACCCTCTGTTTTTCGGCGCTCCAGGCGCTCATGGCGGCGAAGGCCGGGGCTACCTACGTCTCCCCGTTCGTGGGCAGGCTGGACGACATCGCCGCGGAGGGGATGGACGTCATCGAGGAGATCATCACCATTTTCGACAACTACGCGTTCGATACCGAGGTGATCGTCGCTTCAATCCGCAATCCGCTGCATATTAAGTACGCCGCCCTTATGGGCGCTCACATCGCAACGATTCCTTTTTCCGTATTTGAAAGCATCGTCAAGCATCCCCTCACGGACGCGGGCGTGGCGCGGTTTCTTGAAGATTACAAGAAAATCCCCAAGTGA